The Mesorhizobium loti DNA segment GATCTTCATCATGATCCTCGGCCTCGGCCTCGCCTCGAAAGTGGCGCTTGCCTTCGTGATGGTTTTCTTTGTCGTCTTCCACAATGCCTTCCAGGGCGTGCGGGAGGCCGACAGGGCAATGATCGCCAATGCCCGCATCCTCGGCGCATCCAACTGGCAACTGACCCGCTCGGTGATCGTCCCTTCGGCGATGAGTTGGATCTTTGCCAGCCTGCATGTCAGCTTCGGCTTTGCCATCATCGGCGCGATCGTCGGCGAGTTCGTCGGCGCGCGCTTCGGCATCGGCCTCCTGATCAATATCGCCAAAGGGTCCTTCGACGCCGCCGGCATGTATGCCGCGATCGTCATCGTCATGGTGGTGGCGCTTGGTGCCGAGTATCTGATGACGATGGTCGAGAACCGCCTCGCAAAATGGCGCCCCCAGCCATTGCACGAGACGCAGTGAGCGGCGAAATAATTCAGCTGCCTGCCAGTGGCAGCCTGACCTCGACCACCAGACCGCCGGCCGCGCCATCCCGCAGGGTGACGCGGCCGGCGGCATTTTCGACGACCTCGCGCACTATGGCGAGCCCCAGCCCGCTGCCTTCCTCGGTCGAACCGGCGATGCGGTAGAAGCGCTCGAACACATGGTCTCTTTCGTCCACAGGGATGCCCGGACCGTCGTCGGAGACCGTCAGCATGGCTTCGCCATCGACGGCTGCCAGCCTCACCGTGACGCTGCCGCCTGATCTGGAGTAGCGCAGCGCGTTGTCGACGAGGTTGACGATCATCTCGCGCAGCATGGTGCCGTCGCCGATGACCGGCACGGGGCCGGCCTCCTCAAGGCCGAGATCGATGTTGCGACTGATTGCCAGCGGCGCTTGCGCCTCCAGCACGTGTCGGGCCGCTTCGGTCAGGTCGATGCGGTCGGCGCGCGGTCGCCGGCTGCCCGGTTCCGCTCGCGACAGGGTGAGCAACTGTTCTGCCAACCGCGCCAGCTTGCCGGAGCTTGTCTGCAGCGCCACCAGCGCCTCCTGGCGTGCGTCGGAGACAGTTTCGCGCAGCGCGTAGCTCGCTTGCGTCGACAGCAGCGCCAGCGGCGTGCGCAGCTGGTGCGCGGCGTTGGCGATGAAGCGGCGCTGGGCTGCCATCTGCGCCCGCACGCGCTCCATATAGACGTTGAGCGCATCGATCAGCGGGCGGATCTCGCTTTGCGCACCTGGCACCTCGACCGGGTCGAGATCGCTGCGACTTGGCGAGCGCACCGCGTCGCGCAACCGGATCAACGGTGCAAGGCCGCGATGCAGGCCGAGCAGAACGAACAGGCCGGCAATCGCCACCAGTGCCAGCTGCTGGGCAAAGGCGCCAAACCAGAGACGCCGCACCATGGCATCATGTCCGGCAAGCGTGACGCCAACGGTAACTGATATCGGCGAGTCGTCTCCGGCGCCGACCACCGTATGGCTGTAAGTAAGCAATCTCAGCAGATGGTCCCGATAGCTTGCCTCGGTGCCGGGATACTTCACCGCCTCCGGCAGGTCGGGATAGCCGGTCAGCAGCCGCCCTCCACGGGCCTTGACATGGTAGTAGACGCTGTCGCGGTCGCCGGTGTCGAACATCTCGAGCGCCGCCGGTGGTATCGTGGCGTCGAGCACGCCGTCAGTCACGGCGACACGTTCGGCAATAGCCCGGGCCGAGCCCATCAGCATGCGATCGGTGACCAGATCCGCGGTTGCCAGCGCGTTGCGATGGCTGGTCCACAGATTGATGGTGACCAGCCCAACGAGCGGCAAGACCACCCAGGCCAGCAGTTGCAAGCGGAGACTGTTAATCCTCATGTCGCAAGAGATAGCCGAGGCCACGCAAGGTGGCGATCTGGACCCGCGACCCCTCGAGCTTCTTGCGCACACGGTGCACATAGATCTCGATGGCGCTGGGGTCGGCGTCTGTCTCGAAGTCGTAGATCGCCGCCGAAAGCGCTGCCTTGCTCACCGTACGCCCGGCCTTGACCATCAATTGCTCCAGCACCGCATGTTCGCGCGGCGTCAGCGCCAGTGTCTCGCCGGCCAGCGAAAACAGCCGTGTGTTGGTGTCGAAGACGAGATCGCCGCAGGCAACGACAGGCGCGGTCCGGTCATTGGCGCGTCGCAGCTGCGCCCGGATGCGCGCCTCGAGCTCCTCGACCTGGAATGGCTTGGCCAGATAGTCGTCGGCGCCTTCATTGAGCCCCTTGACCCGACCGTCGAGGCTGGCATTGGCAGTCAGCACGATCACCGGCACCCGGTTGCCGCGCGCCCGCAGCATGCGCAGCACCTCCAGGCCGCTCATGCGCGGCAGCGCCAGGTCGAGGATGACAAGCGCGTGGTCGCCAGCGGCCAACGCATGCTCGACATCCTCGCCCTCATGGACGATGTCGACGACATAATTCGCCTGGCGCAAGGTCTTGCCTAACCAGTCGGCCAGTTCGTGATTGTCCTCAACAAGCAGCAGTCGCATATCTATGGCAGTCTGGATCCCATTTCCCTGCGGATCGCCTTGGGCGTGATCGGCCACGGCATCCCTGATCTCCGTTGAATGAGCGACAGTATCGATCTCAACGCAAGACAAATGCGATCTAGGCTAGCGGCAACAGCAGATCGTTACAGGTTCAGGTCGGCCAGTTTTCATCCAAAATCGAACCGAACGGTTCGGTTCTGATTGACAGATTGTATCGCAAACAGTGAACAATGGCCTCCAAAAGCACGCTGGTTCCGTTGGAGGTGATGAGCTTAATAGACTGAAATTGCTTCGTAAATCGCCTCGAGATTGCTGCGGTGCAGCATGCATTGTCTATAATATAAGGAAATTCTTCAAAGCCGACGCGGCTGGAAAACCTAAAAAGCATTCCCTACTTCGGGGTGGTCCGAGCGACGCGAAAATCCTCCCAAGGGCACGCCACCAGACGGACAGGAAGACAAATACTGGAGTACTTAAGATGACCAAGATCGCTCTTACCGCCGCCGCCATCCTCGTTGCCACCGGCACCGCTTTTGCCGGCAGCGACAACTACGGTTCCAACAATGTCAACCAGCCGGTTGCCAGCCAGTCGTCCGCCAACGTCGACACCACGCATACCGGTTCGATCGCGAAGTCCGTGAAGGCACAGGGCGACGCCAATGCCAACGTACCGGCTCAGTCGGGCCAGGGCATCTGGGGCCGCTAATTCCTTCAATCCCGGAAGACGACAAAGAGCGGTGGGCTTGGCCCGCCGCTCTTGTTTTTGTGCGCTGGGACAGATGTCTGCCGGTCGGGCTGGCAACTTACCGCCTGGCATGTCGAACGACGTGGTTCACCCAGACGTTTCACGCGGGTGTGCCGATCGAAAATCGAACCGGTCGGTTCAAGTTATGTTGACGAACCGTGAGCGGATGATTGATGCCGGCTGGGTGGATCGCCGGATCGTTCGCTGGATGTTTCCATATAACTATATGATATTAATAAATAAAATCCTTCTTGCCTAATCTCCTGGCGGAAGTTCAAGGTCTGGATTCGCCGCGTGATGGAACATCTTCGTGATTGGAAGTCGACGAACGAAAAACCCACTTCCGACCTGTCCGAGCGACGCGAAATTCCTCCCAAGGGCACGCCACTAGACGGACAGAACAGAGAAATACTGGAGTACTTAAAGTGACCAAGATCGCACTTACCGCCGCTGCCATCCTCGTTGCCACCGGCAGCGCCTTCGCCAGCAGCGACCATTATGGTTCGGACAACGTCAACCAGCCAGCCATCACCTCGCACGCCAGCGACATCGACCACAGCTACACGGCTTCGACCCGCAAGCCGGTCGAGCACCACGGCTTCAAGCTGACGCCCGATTCAGTCCAGCCGGAATCCGGCCAGGGCATCTGGGGCAACTAAGCCAACGCCCAACAGGGCCGCAGCACCTGGGCCGCTGCCCGCGCAGCAGGCCTTGATAACAAGAGCGGTGGGCTTGGCCCACCGCTCTTGTTTTTTGCGCAACAGGGCAGGCACCGGCGGCCAACGGTTTGAGCAGCCGGTCGTCTCAACCGGCAGAAAAAGCCTCCACCTCCAGGAATAAAATCGGACAGCCTCGGGTCTTATCCCTAGAGCCGGATGATTTCACGTCGAACCGACCTGAAATCTGAATCTGCCTCTAAATCAAAGAGATAGAGCATGATGTCGTCCGAGAACCGCTTCGCACTTTTCGGCATCATGCTCTAGCGGAACCGTCCTCCCAAGACGCCGCTTAACGGATGAAACAGGAGATTGAAATGAACAAGATCGCTTTCGCCATTGCCTCTATCCTCGTTGCGACCGGCAGCGCCTTTGCCGGCAGCGACCATTATGGCTCCGACAATGCCAATCAGCCGGTAGCCTCGGTCGCCGGCGTGGATCATGCCGTCA contains these protein-coding regions:
- a CDS encoding two-component system, sensor protein — translated: MQLLAWVVLPLVGLVTINLWTSHRNALATADLVTDRMLMGSARAIAERVAVTDGVLDATIPPAALEMFDTGDRDSVYYHVKARGGRLLTGYPDLPEAVKYPGTEASYRDHLLRLLTYSHTVVGAGDDSPISVTVGVTLAGHDAMVRRLWFGAFAQQLALVAIAGLFVLLGLHRGLAPLIRLRDAVRSPSRSDLDPVEVPGAQSEIRPLIDALNVYMERVRAQMAAQRRFIANAAHQLRTPLALLSTQASYALRETVSDARQEALVALQTSSGKLARLAEQLLTLSRAEPGSRRPRADRIDLTEAARHVLEAQAPLAISRNIDLGLEEAGPVPVIGDGTMLREMIVNLVDNALRYSRSGGSVTVRLAAVDGEAMLTVSDDGPGIPVDERDHVFERFYRIAGSTEEGSGLGLAIVREVVENAAGRVTLRDGAAGGLVVEVRLPLAGS
- a CDS encoding ABC transporter permease; translated protein: MTDAAIDIRAGAFKPGTSDAEIEAAAAKAATHRRRTVMVWRVAILVAFLGLWEVAARKAWIDPFFYAMPSAIAQRLYEWTTEGTSEGPLWYHLYVTMEESVIGFATGSVAGIIIGVALGRNRMAADIFSIYIKVINSIPRVVLAPIFIMILGLGLASKVALAFVMVFFVVFHNAFQGVREADRAMIANARILGASNWQLTRSVIVPSAMSWIFASLHVSFGFAIIGAIVGEFVGARFGIGLLINIAKGSFDAAGMYAAIVIVMVVALGAEYLMTMVENRLAKWRPQPLHETQ
- a CDS encoding two-component response regulator — encoded protein: MRLLLVEDNHELADWLGKTLRQANYVVDIVHEGEDVEHALAAGDHALVILDLALPRMSGLEVLRMLRARGNRVPVIVLTANASLDGRVKGLNEGADDYLAKPFQVEELEARIRAQLRRANDRTAPVVACGDLVFDTNTRLFSLAGETLALTPREHAVLEQLMVKAGRTVSKAALSAAIYDFETDADPSAIEIYVHRVRKKLEGSRVQIATLRGLGYLLRHED